Genomic segment of Neofelis nebulosa isolate mNeoNeb1 chromosome 17, mNeoNeb1.pri, whole genome shotgun sequence:
TGGGCTCCTCCTCTGTGGGTGCTCCAGGCCCTGAAGAAAGAGAACTTTGGAGAATGACTGCCAGCCATTTCATAAGGTCTGTCCTGTTTGCTTCTGCACATGGCACTCATCTCCTGTTCACCACTGCCAGGCTCGCCAAAGTTGGACTAGACTGGCTCTGTCTTCAGTGTGGCCTTACAGGACATAAGGAAGCCATCTGGGGAAGCCAGCAGTGGTAGAGAGAGTAGTCTACTAGCCCTAGGACATAACCCTCCTTgaccctgggggaaggggaggaaagttAGGGAGACCAGCAGCTGGACAGGCAGATGACCACATCATGCCCTTCTGGCCAAGTCAGATAGGGGTTCCACGGACTTCTTGACTTCCAGCTGCTGCCTCTCTCACCAGGAGGGGCTTTAAGCCCCTTACATCATCTGTTTGTCTAGATATTCACTACTGATCAGCCCCTGGAGCTGGCCCCTTACTGGGATACGCAGTGAGGGGGCTGGACGAGTCTTCAGTTGTCTACCACATCGGCTGACATAAGGATCCAGAAGGGTGGGCTGCGTGGACACCAGGTGTCGGGAACCAGCTCTGATCAAACAAACATCTACCGTCTGGCGTATGTGATTTGTCATTTAGCCTCAAGCTCAGACATGCTATCTCTTTGCTCAACCTAGCGTGCTTGTCTCTGAGGCCTGTCAGATCTGCAACAACATGCTACACGGCACACCCTGCCTCAGAGCCCTCCGTGCCTCCTGTTTTTATGCAGGaactctgccttcctctgcctgGCTGCCGTGGCTCCTGCCAGCTAGTTTACCCTATGATGCTGACCACCCGAGTCCTCACTGATTCCAAATCTGGCTGAACATCTGGCTGTACCTGATGCTGCACCTTTTTAAACTTAGGGTTACTTtcaatttaatttgtttattaggGTAATTTCAAACATAAAGTAGAAGAGTGTATTGAACACTTATGTACCAATCATCCAGCTTCAACAAGCATGGATGgcccattttgtttcatttataccTTACTCATCCCCTTCTACAGAATAGTTTTAAGGCAAATCAAACATTTAGTCCTTCCATATTTAAGTTTGCATCTCTAAAAGATAACAGCTTCTTTTAAAAGACAACTACATAAATAaacgtaaagaaaaaaaattaaaaaaaataaaaaataaaagacaactacCATAACGTTATGGCACCTAAGAGAGTCAACAATACTTCCTCAATATCATAAATTATCTATTCTGTTCAAATTTCCCTGGttgcctaatttttaaataattgttttaattataatgtaGATAAAGCCAACTGCATTGCATTTGTTGttgttcctcttctttcttccttgcaatttatttgttgaaaaaatcaTGTCCTTTGTCATTTAGAGTTTTTTGTCTTGGAATTTGCTGATTGTATTCCATGGTGTTCTTTTACAGGTTCCTCGGTCACTTGTATTTGCTATGAAATCATGattatgagaaaaatgtaaaactgcAGATGTCCAGATCCCACCCTAAAAATGTGTTCAGTAGGACTGATACAGGTGCTGGGGATCTCTGGTTTCCCTAGGAGCCGCAGGTGAATCTGTTTGCCTCATGTTTGGGAACTGCCAACCTACCTGACTCCTCTAGGATCGCAAATCTTCCTCAGTCATACCAAGTATCAGCAATGTAAGGTTCTAATCTCCAGTGGTGGGGAGTGGGAGCTGCTGCAGGAAGAGGCATTAGCTGTCTTTTGTGGGTTAGTTGAGACTCAAAGTAGGAATGCCCCAGGCAGGGCCTGTGCTGCCTCCTTCCTCTAACCCAGGTTAGGGAAACTCCTTAAGTTATCGGGACCTTTCCTGGCCTTGAGGGTGTCTAGGGAGGAGCAAGACTCTCGCTGTTGTGGCCTTTGAGGGTGTGTGTGCCATCCACAGGGTGAGTGGCTTCATCTGGGCCTGAGGGCTACATGCTGCTGACAGTGCCCCCTTTTGATGTGGGATGCTGAGGCAGGTGGGCCTAGCACAGAGGCCCACACACACCCTGTGCTCTTTCTTCTCTGAGGATCTTCTCTTACCCCCACTCCTCAGGACCAATTGTCCCCGTAACTGCTGAGAGAGACATTTATTGGTAACAGCCAGCACCTTGCTGCCATGGCACACAGTAGTTGGAATGATCTTAGCATCTATATCTGATCATTTCACCACTCTGCTCAACTCCCACCTAGGATTTCCCCTCACACTTCAGATCCACATTCCTCAACATGGCTGACAAGGCCTGCTATGGTCTGGCCCATGTCTACTTTTCCAAccatctctttcttctctttcttctctgcccacACTGACCTTTCTATTGGTCCTAGTGTTCTAGGCCAGCCTCATTCctacctcagggtctttgcacttgccATTTCCTCCTCCAAAAATAGTTTCCTTCCAGCTCTTCACAGGATTCCCTCACATCTTCACTGagatgtcacctcctcaaagaAGCCTTCCCTGCTTACCTTGTGGAACCTAGCACCCCCTCATCACACTATACTCTTAtcctattttacttttctttataccAGGTATAATTACTTGAAACTATATAAATTTACTTGTCTCTTTAGTTTGTGGGTATTTTGAAGAGAGGGATTTCAATCATCTTATTCACTGATATACTCCAAGCAACTAgcaggcgctcaataaatatttgttgagtaaattgGAAAGTGGATTGACACACAGAACATCTTCTCAGTCCTGCCTCCCAtctccttacacacacacacacacacacacacacacacacacacacacacacacaaaacagggGGGAAGTTCTCATTAAgctcaccattttttaaagtttatttatttactttgagagagagagagtgagcaacagagagcgagagtgagagcaagagtgaaagcaagagcgagagagagacagagagagagagagcatgagccagggaggggctgagagagagagggagacagagaatcccaagcaggctccctgatgTCAGCGtgcagcctgacacagggctcaatcttacgaACTGTAAGAtgatgacctcagccgaaatgaagaatcagacatttaaccaattgaaccacccagccacccttgGGCTCCTAAAGAACCTGCCTGTGTCCTACCCCAATTTGCACGGGTGTCATTATGGTAGCCATACAGTTAGAAGCTGCACTCACGGGTCTTTTTTGGAGGCAGAAGGTGTTAGAGCACCAGATACCCCATGTGGAAATGTACTTCAAGGGAAAAGGAAGATTTGGGGCCTGGCCTTGGACAAGCTGAATTTCAAGTCAAATATGTTAGAGAAAACCATTTTATTGAACAGTAAGAAATCCCACTGGGGCTAAGAAGGACTGGGAATGAAGGAGCACGTGAGCCTCAGTGGTGGCGCCACCCAactctccattttcttcctgctctggGGAGCGGGTCTTCCTGGATTTCCTTACTCTGCCTCCTGCCACTCCAGACAAGAGGCTCCCTCGGTAGACCCATATTgcttttttcagtttaaaaaagtCCAGCTCCTCTTGGTTTAATTGGTGACTGCTGGCAATGAATGACTCAGGGCAAGAGTCCATCTGATGGACTGAGTCCCTGCTACGGCCACTCTGaaccctccctctgctcctgcaTCCTCCTTGGTTCAAAGAGTGCaaactttgctttcttcttcccgAGAAGGGACTCTACAGGATTGAGTGGAGAAACATCAGGTTTTCTTCCAGGCCAGTTTTGGCTCTGGGATGTTCAGAGCAGGCTTTCATTTCAAATCTCAGCTTCTATGGCTCCTTGCCCATGGCGAGTTAGTATGGAAGGAGGCTCCTGGCTGAGGAAGGCTCAGACAGAATGGCTCAGGTTCTAATCTCCAGTGGTGGGCAGTGGGGGGTCACTTCAGGAAGAGGCATTAGCTGTCTTAGGCAGTTAAATGTTTTCCATTCCTGtaaagtggctcagtcagcaagCTTCTTTGGGGTCAGCCTCCTGCCACCGTGCTTCAATCGCCGAATTTTGGGGCTGGAGCAACCTACATCTTTGTTTGACTCTGCCATAGCTCGACGTCTTTTGGGAGCCTGGCTGGGAATTGGTTTCTCTGCTTCCATCTTTGCTGGGGTGGCCACAGGAGCATCCCCATAGGTCCGGTAGCCACCAACCAGGCAGTATGTCTCCCCATGCCAGCCCACCTGGGTTTCTCCACACCCTCGGTAGAGGACATGGTAGTGACCAGGTGTAGGAGAAGAGGGAGCCCCTGCTGTTGGAAAGAAAATCAGATCTAATCAGTCATTTCTGCTGTATACAGTGTCCTGCCAGGACCTCCCCTCTCATGTCTCTCCCAGTTTCTGGCTGAAGCCCTTTAATCTGCTTGGTATTCAAAACACAGCCTTGGCCAGTCACCCCAATGGGTCCCCTAGAGAAGGAACATGGCTGCAAAGGTGATTCTCTGGAGCTCATGGCAGCAGCAGGAGACCTGGAAATCTGTTCCCCATTCTCAGAGGAAACAGTAGAGCCTGAAAACAGTTGCAACCAGGAtcccctccatctctcccttccATAGGGGGGAAATTCCTAAGGTCTGTAACTTCTGAAGCTTTAATGGAAATACCTTTCAAGTGTTggaaaaaataacctaaaataaatggattaagaAACCCTCCCATCTCCTCTTGGGCAACTCCTCTTGGGCCCCATTCATACTGCCTGTTTCAACCACACTGTCCTCTAGCCCTCTAATATTTTTATCTAGATTAGAAAATGGCCAAATATTAAGGCAGAATGATCAGGAGGTTCAAAGCCAGATTCTGGGTAGCAAGTCTAGGCTCACATCAACCCAACCTCCTGGGACACCATTTCATCAACCCTCCAGTCTTGGTATCACTTCATCACTCTCCTTGGCTCTTTTGTTCTGCCCGTGCACATGACACCACCACCCTTACCCCAGTACTCAGCAGCTCCGCCGGGGTGTGTTTGAGGGGCCCAATGTGGATGTTTACACGACAGCATGGTGAAGGTGCCTGGGTTTGAAGGGGAGGTTCATGAGCAGACCTCAACGGTTCTTCCTCAAACTGCTCCATTTCTTACTTGCCAACAAAAATTCGCTCGACTTTTGCTAAGAGGCCAATCAGGAAAGGGTCAGAATGGAAGCATTTGTAGCCCAAAAGGGAAAAGCTACATTTATAAAGTTTAGAAGCTTTCTGAATAGTTGCCCAGGGATGACATTTTACGTGTCTTCGGCAATGAGCAGGAACACTGTGGGTCCCTGAGGGCTATTACTTACAGTTGGAGAAGCTCAGAGGTGTGGCGGGCAAGCCCCAAAGCAACATGTGGCAGCCCTGTGAAGTTGTGTGTACACCAGTGACTCTTGTACAGATGCCTGGCCTACGCTTACCTGCTGTGCTGCCCTCCCAGGGGACAGAGGACAAATTAGAATGAATATAGAAGATCCGGTCAGACATTCTCTCTCAGGCATCCAAACAGACTGGTATCTGGTAGAGAACTGGTAGGGAAGCTTTCCTGAAAGCACCACGTTTGTGTAGTTACCCTGTCATGGTAACTGTGAAAAGGCCTGTGAGGTCATCACTACCCAGTGAGGTCACATAAGGAATCTGTGACTTGAGGGGCAGCTTTTAGGCTCTCTGAGTTTTACTGGAGGAGAGCAGAGTGGAGGCAGAGGAACACCCTGCCTGGGCCCTCCCATCTTTCTCCTCACCCAGCCAGTCCCCGTGGAGCATACCTATAGGCCGGCACAGCCCCAGGGACCAAAAGAGGGCAAGAGAAACCCACATTCTGCCATTGGCTTGAGAGGCAAGATTAACCTAAGACACAGCCTGATTGTATGGTACTGACCCTAAGTATTCAATAGCTAGACAGGCAGAAATTTGTGTGGAAGGCTTCTTGGCAGTGGGCCTGAAAGACAAGTTAGATTTGGACCCATGGAGAGGTGAGGGAAGACATTCCAGCTGggaataataaaagcaaagacaAGCTCTTACTGAACTTGTCGTGCCCCAAATGTAAATTCACATACCCCTCACGTTTTTACAACTGAGGGCTCAAAAAACCAGGAGGTTAAGGGGCCTAGCCAAGGTTCCACAGGTAGCGGAGAAGTGTTCTGCTGGACGGAAGGgcttcatgttgggctctggaTTTATACCTGATAGAAGTGTGTGCGCAAGCTCATCACATTTCAAAGTGACACTGGGAGAGATATCAAACATGTTCCAAGGCAAAATGAGGGTCCTGAATGGCTTCACAAAGTGGGAATAGTGGGcccattttaatataaaattcaaaacaaattcaTGACAAAATGACATAACACAAAATGACAACCTAATCATTACATTCATCTCTCCCCccaaaaggcaaatactgtattaACAATGCTACTACCACCATGAAAGGATGAAGCTTAGGATGGGCTTAGGAGAAGTCCAGGTGAAAAACGTGGTCAAACTGTGAAGAGGTGTTACTATGTTGGCTGGATCCTCCTGAGAGGAGGAGTAAAGAGATAACTCTGCCCTTAGCCTGATCAGGCCTATAGGAAGGAACCATATTTGGGCCCGACTTTGATACAGTGCAGCCAAGGACTTCCTAGCAATGAGAGATAACCTTCTTTGTGAGGGGGCCCTCTGTTGCTGACCTCGAACGTGCAAAGATGGGATGCTTGTTTCCTGGGGCAGTTGGGAAGGAGATATGTCCCGGAGGTAGAGAATGATTAGACCACTATTTTAGAGGTTGGGCaaccctggttgagaaccacatCATTTTCTATTCCTAAGTTGCTTGAATTAGTGTGATGCAAGTTAGGACACACAAAATCAGGTCTGCCCCTAGGGAGTGCTAGGAGGTAAAATGTGAAGGGGAGAGCTCTGGAGGAGGTTCATTCTGGCAGATGGGCCAGCATAAGACCACTTAAGATTCTCCAAGGCTCCAGAGAGGTTATTGTCTGGGAACATCACTCTGACCTGGTGGGGTTACTGATACCTTATCAGGACCTGGCTGGGTCTCTGGGGAAAGCAGAATGGCACAGACAAATGGTTCTGAGCTCAGGaatctgtacttaaaaaaaaaaaaaagactatttttaagtaatctctccgtCCATTttgaggcctgaactcacaaccctgagatcaagagtcgcatgctctagtgactgagtcagccaggggcccctggaatCTGTACTTTAGACAAGCCTCCTGGGCAGTTTTGCCACACTGATTTATGGACAGAGTGACCAAATTATTGTCCAAATTGGGTTGCTTTTGAGAGTCCAAGTGGGCACTATTAAAAGTTGGTAAATAACTCAACCCCCAGTGCAGACAGACCAGATTCTATCATATTTATGTGTATGATTTTGAGCAAGTTGTTTTATCCCTCTGAGCCTCAAGTTTCCTCATATGAAAAAGAGAGCTATGATTATACATTTAGTACAACTTTGTCTTCTGGCAAAGATTGCCATGGGTCCATTTCTGTTCTTTGCCTCCTTATCTGTTTCAGTGTGGaagtatttttaagttgttttgtgCAGTATTATATTTGACCTCAGCTGCTCCTCATTACTTAGGCTTATATAATGCTGCAGAAGCCGGAACCTAGGAGATAGTGAGAGGAAGCTATATGCTTATTTTGCCAATTTTGTAaacagttttgtttctcttctcttcccctgccATGAAGAGATGAGAAAGAAGGTAGAGCCGGGAAATGCACACCAAGCAATACTTTTGTGTCAGCCTGTTTTTTATTCTTCTGCCAGTACTTCCCAGAGAGATTTCACCAAGAATGCCCAAGCTTGCCATGGGCACTGTTGGTGAAGAAAATCTCTCTACTGCTAGTCAcatcccctttcccttctctggggGCTTAATGGATGTTTTGGGGGcaggaaataaaatctaaacGTTTATTAATTCAAACAGCAACTGAAAGAGCCTCTGTCCTAGGTGTGGTAGTCTGGAGTGTGAATCTTCTCACAATTCAATGAACACATCATTTACTGTTAGAAACTATGACAtaatacaaagacaaaaatctactttatttttcatgagTCATGTCAAAGCCCACAAGGAATCATCCTCAGTAGCTCATTCTCTACATCTGGCCACATCTTACCTTTGGAAGCCAGATAGCAGCTCACCAGGGCTTCAGGGGGGGTGACTGGGCAGCCCAGGGCATCCTACGATAAGTGTGCTCACCCACCCAGGACAAAGGGAAGGATCCCTGTTAATGTCATCATATTTAAGCCGGCTGCCATCAGATTTGCTGGGGCAAAGGCTCTCTCACTGAGGACCCTAGTCCTGGAAGGCTTCTCCTCCGGCGAGCTGCCAGCTCAATCTTCTGAACCAGGCTTACATCCCAGGGATGGGTTACAAAGCTGATGACAGTGCCAGGCACCTCACTCCCTACACGGCCCACCCTCCCGGCTCTGTGGATGTAGTCTTGCAGAGTGAGGGGGAAATCATAATTGACAACTAAGTCTACGTGGGAGCTGTCCAGGCCCCGAGAGGCTATGTCTGTGCAGAGAAGAATGCCTCGGGAGCCCTTCTGGAAGCACTGGAAGATACCGGCCCTCATTGAGGCTGGCATTTGTCCCTGCAGCCTTAGGTGTTGGATTTTGTGATCGTCCAGAATATATCCCAGCCAGTTCACAGTGCTTGAGCTATTACAGAACACTAGAACAGTTCCGGAGGGGCCAGTCCTATATGCTTTGTCATGTTGCTTGAGGATCTGCACTAATTCAGTCACCTTCTCTGCTCCCTTCAGCCTCATAAATGTCTGTCTGACATGAGGCATGATGCAGTGGAGCTTGGAGCTGGTAATGGTGGTCAGAGAGTCTGGGCTGGCAACTTTACTCAGCAGCTGGCCTACACCTTCGGGAAATGTGGCCCCCACCAGCACTAACTGAGCTTTGGGATTGAAGGGGTCTTTTAAGTCAGCTGGGCCTTCTGCTATATAGCTCTTCTCCAAGATGTAGTCCATTAGTTCCAGGAAGCTTTCATCCAAAAGCGTGTCTGCCTCATCCAATACCAAATAGGAGAGCTGCTTCAGGCTGATTAGTTGACTCTTCAAGGCCTTCCACAAAGCCCCTGGAGTGGCCACTAGTACATCTACTGGAGGTTGTTTGGACAGTTGCATTCGGATCCTGCTCATGCCATGGCCTCCCCCTAGCTCCCGCACCTGAAGGCCCAAGGAGCTGCCCAAGGGCTGCGCCACGGCCCGCACCTGTTCGGCTAATTCTCGCGAAGGCACAAGGACCAGGCCTCGAGGAGCAGGCAGACTATGGGAGTCCAGGTTTGGTTGGCCCAAGAGCCGTTGAACCAGAGGTAGTAGGTATCCGAGAGTCTTGCCACTGCCGGTTTCCGCCGCGCAAAGGATGTGGCAGCCGCGAAGTAGGGAGGGGATGGTGCTTGACTGCACGGTCGTAGGCCGAACGACTTCAGGAGCAGCCTCCTGTAGAGCACGCAGCACGCGAGGTTCCAGACCCAGATCCGCGAAGCTGCTCTTGGACGAGAGGTTCCGAAGAGCCGGCGCCTCGTGTTGCGCACGCTCGATGGAGAAGTGGTCCCGGC
This window contains:
- the DPEP2NB gene encoding DPEP2 neighbor protein — encoded protein: MSDRIFYIHSNLSSVPWEGSTAAGAPSSPTPGHYHVLYRGCGETQVGWHGETYCLVGGYRTYGDAPVATPAKMEAEKPIPSQAPKRRRAMAESNKDVGCSSPKIRRLKHGGRRLTPKKLAD
- the DDX28 gene encoding probable ATP-dependent RNA helicase DDX28 gives rise to the protein MDLTRPPRLVWLASRLLLAPRRGLVVRRPDEPLPVVRIPRALQRRQEQRQSGRSPQRLVLARPGPLLISARRPELNQPARLTLGRWESAPLASRGWKNRRSRRDHFSIERAQHEAPALRNLSSKSSFADLGLEPRVLRALQEAAPEVVRPTTVQSSTIPSLLRGCHILCAAETGSGKTLGYLLPLVQRLLGQPNLDSHSLPAPRGLVLVPSRELAEQVRAVAQPLGSSLGLQVRELGGGHGMSRIRMQLSKQPPVDVLVATPGALWKALKSQLISLKQLSYLVLDEADTLLDESFLELMDYILEKSYIAEGPADLKDPFNPKAQLVLVGATFPEGVGQLLSKVASPDSLTTITSSKLHCIMPHVRQTFMRLKGAEKVTELVQILKQHDKAYRTGPSGTVLVFCNSSSTVNWLGYILDDHKIQHLRLQGQMPASMRAGIFQCFQKGSRGILLCTDIASRGLDSSHVDLVVNYDFPLTLQDYIHRAGRVGRVGSEVPGTVISFVTHPWDVSLVQKIELAARRRRSLPGLGSSVREPLPQQI